CTTGCACCGATCCTCACCCTCCACTTCCACCTCCGCCTCCACTAGGCCCATCAAGGCCCAAatccaggcccaaatccaagccAACAACTCCGACGCCACACTCGAGGAATCGGAAACCGACACCGGGGGATCGGACGTTAGCGCCTCCGACGACGGGGAAGACACCTCGTGGATCGCGTGGTTCTGCAGCCTCAGAGGGAACGAGTTCTTTTGCGAGGTCGATGATGATTACATTCAGGACGATTTTAACCTTTGTGGTTTGAGCAGCCAAGTTCCTTATTACGATTATGCCCTTGACTTGATTCTCGACGTTGACTCCTCCCACGGTAACTAACTGTAACTCACGCCTTCTCTTCTGATGTTGAATCATATTTTGCATTTGGTTTGTTTGATTCATACTTAAATGTATAGGAGACATCTTTACAGAAGAACAAAATGAGTTGATTGAATCCGCCGCGGAGATGCTTTATGGTCTCATTCATGCCCGCTACATTTTAACAGGCAGAGGAATGGCTGCCATGGTATGATTCTTATTTCTTGTTCTAATTTATCTTGAGCTTCACCATGAGATATCCAACTGTTTTAACTGTGAAAGATGCATTGACTATCCAGTTAGTTTAAATCTTTTTGTGGTTAGAAATGGTAGTTTACTCTTAGCTGGAATTGAAGTTGGTAATGGTAATTGATTAAGTTCATTGGATTATGTTCTGTTATGTCATGTGCAGCTGGACAAGTACAAGAATTATGACTTTGGTAGGTGTCCAAGAGTTTACTGCTCAGGGCAACCGTGCCTTCCGGTGGGTCAGTCCGACATCCCTAGGTCGAGCACTGTAAAGATATATTGCCCCAGGTGTGAAGACATTTACTACCCGCGATCCAAGTATCAAGGTAGTATCCTTTTGTAGTTTCAAGTCTTGTGTTGGTGTTGAGCTCCTAGTTGCCAAGCTCTGTTTTTTATCTCCCACGCATGTGTCTGTTGATTCATATTTTGGCTTTTAGGAATTTCCAATTCCACATCTGTTTTTAAATTTACTTTATGTTCTTCTTTATTAACCAACAAGAAAGAAGGCATAAAGAGATGATAACCAATGCATGAATGAAGTTAGATGACAATAAAAGCAGCAAAACCTTTCCGTACTTGGTGTGAACAATTATAAGGAATTTTAGAAACACTTATGTCTATCAATGAATGTATTAAAGTGTGAATGCCAAACTTCTAACACCTCATAGGGTTTCAAGTTTATGATCTCATTTTCAGGCATGAAATTAGCACCAATGCAATGCACCAATATCTCAATGTGCTGTTTGATATTATGCTTCCTATATACAAAGATATTTGGTATAACATACCACTGGGTCATACAGGGGACGGGGTTTTAATCCAtggatattttcttttttaacttTGGAATGATTGCATGTTATTtcatatttcattattttgcaCATATTTTTTGGTTCAATTATACGATGAACACTATAACCTGTACAAGAAGTTCCTTAACTGCATCTCTAGATATCGACGGAGCTTATTTTGGAACTACATTTCCTAACCTCTTCCTGATGACTTATGGTCATCTGAAGCCACAAAAGCCATCACAGAGCTATGTTCCAAGAGTTTTTGGTTTTAAAGTTCACAAGCCatgatgaagaattgaagatGGATGGAATTTCAAAGCTTGCAAACAAAAGTACGAGACGCCACATGCCTTGTTTTGCTTGCTGCCTCTGTTGTACTCCTCCTAGATTTCCAAATTAATACAATCTACATCAcactgttttatttatttaggaACATGTTGTAAAGTATATGCAGGCATGATTCGCAAGGCAATTAGTGTTTAATTTTGCTGTCAGCTTTGAATTCAGCGAGCTTTTGCAGACATTTTAATAGGTTATTTGGTTAGGTACAAAAATGCAACTATAATGGCATTACTTTTGTTTATTATAATTCCTTTATGGACTATGTACACACTAGAAAGGAAGTGGTGGAATTCCTTGTAGTTCATTATTAAGAATTGAATATGGGTTTTCCTTTATTGACTGTACAAGAAGGATGGGTTTCCTTTTCTGGTGACTAGACGAAGGCATGTGTTGTAGCCATGGGCGAGGGAGTTTGAGATAAGAGGGGAAGAATGTTATTGCCACAGTTTTGGACAGGAACAGTTAATATGATAAGAGAGTATAATTATATTGAATAAAGTACCGATCCAGTTCCTGTTTTTTTCTCCGAATGACAACGTGTCTTCTGATAAAATAAACAATCTACTTCAGTTTCCGTCTTTGATCTCTGCCAGACAATGCGATTTTTCTGTTAGTACTACTATCATCTGATAATAGACGTTGCTGACATGTTATGTTAACAAGCTGAGTTAGATGTCAAGTGCCAACATAAAATGAATAGAGACTTATTGGTTCTTAAATATAAATTGGTCAAGAATTTGTTGTTTGTCTATATTCATTCAAATAAAATGATGTTGTTTTAACATCAAATTGGTCAAGagatttatttatatatttggtTACAATTCAGTTATATATTTAGGTACAATTCATTTAATCCTGTATTTGCTATTTAATCTTTATTGGTTTTATACGAGAAAAAAGAGTATAAATGCAAAGGTGTCCAAAATATTATGAAATATTGAATATCTAAACTTGTCTAAAGAAATTGGAGAAGAACTGAGAATGGTGAAATGGTGGTTACAGCTGGCTTCATAAGTGGTGTTGTATTATATTACCTCTTCCTGAAAATTTCTTAGAGGTTAAgggttgtgtgtgtgtgtgtagtGCAAGCTGAATCGTTATATCAGTGTTAAGAGATGTACTTTATTGTTCCATATTGCATAGTTTGGTTTATGTGTTGAGTTGAGAAAAGAACAAGGTAATAAGGACATGGAGAACTGAAAGATGGATATGCTGTGTCCTATATTAGGGCATTTGAGAGACATGGAAGATAGATGAAACCGATAGAGACAGCAAGGAGCAGCAAATGTTGGATAAGAACTAAGTAAAGGCCACCTACTGCAGTGCTATTACAGACTGGAGGCTTAGctacttttgaattttgagttTTATACCGCCTATGACAATAATTATACAACAAAAAGAAGACAATCAAATAGCTAATTAGGTactttgcaaagttggatttTCGTCCTTGCTAAGCTGGAGATATTGGGGTATATGGCACTTGGCACAATTGAATCACCTTGTGTTCTAGAAGATTCTTATCGTCAATGTGAGGTTACTTTGAAGACTGATTTGCAAGTATTTTTGTCCAAAGATCATACACGCATGCATTTATAATTGAGAAACAAAAATGGGACATATATTGACCCTATTTGAATTAGAAATTACAAAtgtgaataaattatttttatttataaaaatatagaatattGATTCATAAATGAATAGAATTAGTTTCACACTTGCAAAAAAATGTTTTCAACAAAGATATTCATAcgttaattttatttatagataaattttagtattttaaaattttatggataaaatcagtaatttatttattttttgtaaatacaaaattaatttgtttgattATACAGTTTctaattacttttaaaatttcAGTGAGGGGGTTAATAACAATTTTGGccatgtatttttattttttactaagaAACACGTATTGCAAAGCATGAGTAAAAGAAATCAGAAACAAAGTTaacaataattgaaaaaaatgatCTTAATTTACTATGTATCACTGAAATTGTAATTATGATAACAATTCGATAAGCGATAACAAAAAATGGAATCGATAATGCGACAAGAAAAAGAGTGCCattaaaaaaccaaaaaacttCCCCGTAATAAAAGGACCAAATGCGGAAAAAATAGGAGTGAGAGAAATAAGGAGAGAGAACGAGagataatattaataattaaaaataaaattaaaaaaattagaaaaagaaaagaaatggtGGTAGCAATAGCATAGCTATAGGAACAGCATGGTGATGGTGCTTGTAAATCGCGATTGTGTTATCATCACCGTCCCCGAACAACAGCAAAGTGAAGCTGAAAACCCTAGCTAGCTCGGAGGAAAAATAGAACCGATAACCGCTTCGGCATGATTCAGTGAGAGAGAAACCGGATCGAACCAAATCGgagggagaaagagagagagagagagagagagagagagagagagagacagagagaaaGAGATAGTTATGTACAGAGAGAGAGAGCGAGAGCGAGAGCGAGGTACCAATACCAAATCGGAGGTTGATCGGAAGCGAATCAACGACGTCCTCGACAAGCAGCTGGAGCGATCGTCGCCGTCAACGTCGACGTCGAGGCCAATCAACGGCAAGGACAGGCCCTCCTCTCTCTTATCCGGCAAGTCCTCCTCCGCACGCGATCACGCCCTCAGGGACTCTCGCTCCACCGCCTCCGCCACTATCTCCAAGAACTCTAACGCTTCCGATGGTACTTTTCCTCTTTTTCTCTAATCTCTTCGAATATTTCTTCTATTAATTTGCTTTACGGATTTTATTGTCATTATTCTGCCAATATTATGTGAAATTGTGGGAAGCTCATCTTATGTAGTAGTAATAGCTTCAGTCCGGAGTTATTCGATGTTAAATACAAAGCTAGGAAGGATATGTGTATTTTTCGTGTTTTTGAAACGTGAAGGAGTGTAAAGGTTTAGGTCTTTTGCGGTTAGGGATGTAACTTTGCTTTTTTGGTTATGTGCATTGGCTGCAGAGGAATCTGAGACTGACAGCGAGGAGTCTGATGTTAGTGGTTCTGATGGAGATGACACGTCGTGGATCTCGTGGTTCTGCAATTTGAGAGGGAACGAGTTCTTCTGCGAGGTGGATGATGATTACATCCAGGATGACTTCAACCTTTGTGGATTGAGCAGTCAAGTGCCTTACTATGATTACGCTCTTGATTTGATTTTGGATGTTGAATCCTCTCATGGTAAGCTTATGTTATGTTTATTCGACATTGCGACTCATGATTATTGCCAGTGCTTATCCATTTCTGTGGTGTGTAATACTTAATTGATTGTTATGTATGTTAAGAGTCTGAATTCAATCGGTTGTGTGTGCAGGTGACATGTTTACAGAGGAACAAAATGAATTAATTGAATCAGCAGCAGAGATGCTATATGGTCTGATTCATGCCAGGTATATCTTGACAGGCAAAGGATTGGCCTCCATGGTAAGATTTTTCTGGCAACCTAGTTAATACCATTGTATTGCTTTAGATTCCAGAAGATTGGCATTGTTAATGTACTTGGGATTTTTCCAGCTGGACAAGTACAAGAACTATGATTTTGGTAGATGTCCAAGAGTGTACTGCTCTGGGCAGCCCTGCCTTCCGGTTGGTCAGTCAGATGTTCCAAGGTCCAGTACCGTGAAAATATACTGCCCAAGGTGTGAAGACATTTATTATCCGCGGTCCAAGTATCAAGGCAGTAtcctttttaattatatattgttgaTTTTTGTGCCATTTTGTGGATTGCACAAGCATTTCTCtcagaaattttattttaatatcacGCATATATCACTGCTTGCTtgtttagagattcatttttTCCCCATATTCAAGTAAATTAGTTATTAGGGTAACTTTTGGTTTTTGGTAATTCTCCTCTTACATTGTATGCATTATCTGTTAATGTTTTCCGCAATCTTGAAAAACCAAATTTACTTGTGATTGTGGATCAAATGCATTTTAAGCAGTTTTTACAGCTATAAGAAGGTTCCATCCCTTATCAAGGTTTCTGAAAAGAAATCTTTTACTTGGATGCATTGCTAATGTGCACTAACTACCTGGTCTGTAATGGCGCATGGCAGTAATATTTAGATAGTGAATGACTTAATTTGCCTTGTCTGGATTCATATAATCGAGATCTTTTGACAAGTGATATCTGATATCTGGAGAAGTGTCTGTGTCTTATCCAAAAACTAATTCGGGTTCTTGTCAAGTAAAATTTCTGctgcaattttactttcagCCGTTTGTTGGTTGTACAAATTCGATTGCCTTCTATACTTGCTTTGCTTCCATTTTATGTAGCCATCTTTTTATTAAATGTTGATGAGTATGAATCTTGGGATGTATGAATTGTGTCTTGCAGTATAATTATTTCGGCTTGAATTTTTATTGGCACACTGCATTCTCCCGTATACTTTATATTCCACATTTTCCTTAAGTTTGTTCCAGACATTGATGGAGCTTATTTTGGAACTACATTTCCTCACCTCTTCCTGATGACTTACGGACAACTGAAGCCACAGAAACCATCACAGAGCTATGTTCCAAGAGTCTTTGGCTTCAAGCTTCACAAGCCATGAAGCTTAAATTTGAAGCTTCCAACGAAAGTAAGAGCCAGCCCAAGTCTTATTTATAATTCTTTCAGTCCCCTTGCAACATGCAGCTAATAGTATGCTTTTTCCAAAATGAGTACAATCTAGACCCGCTTATTTTATCTGTTTTAGGAGCGTATTGTAAAGAAAATTGCAGACCTGTCATGCAAAATGTTAGTTTCACTTTCAGCTTGGAGTTCAGTTCTGTGAGCTTCAAGTTCAATGAGCAAGTGGTTAGGTGCTTAAGTGTTCTGTTAATTGCTTATCAAAGTTGTATTCTTGCGATTAGTCCCACTTCATGTTGTTTATCATCATCTCAGATTACTGATCCCCTGCTATTTTATATTGTTTTATTCCATTTACTCCCTTCAATTTACGCATCGTTCGAGTTTGTTGATTTATCCTTCGTCAAATTGAATCACATTTTAATCTGTTTTTACATTTTATAATTCAATTTCTACGATGTTATGGCCTTCTAGCAGTCAAACATCACTAATGATTGTATGAAATTTGAATAAGATGTTTCCCCTTGTCCATTAGTCTGTATGTGATCTCTGAAATTTTGACTATTTTCTATTCTCGTTTGACATTTGGAAGTTGGAACCACTTTTGAATCGCATTATATATGTATGCCGAATCTTTTTATATGAGCGAATACTAGAGTTTGTTTAgtctgtattttttttttagtattttgttttaaaaattttgtaaaaaaatttataaaattgttttttcttttcactttttatttccccctttttttttctttacaaaaTCTGTAGATCTTAACTTTTTACATCCAATCAAATCAAAGAGTGACATAGTAGACATAGTACTACTACCCCAGAACAAATGTATgtcaatataaaataattttatatggtCATCCAATGAcgaatatataaaagaacaaaatGGTCTTCTAAAAAAAGCGAATTTGATTTTGGGATCTATTACACTTTGTTTAGATATGAGAAAGAAAATAGATatgagaaagaaaatagaaggaaaaaaataataaaaagaaaaataaagttatttgttatttggataaaaaaataaataaaaaatagaaaaattttcttatttagacgtaaagaaaaataaaaaaattataatagtataaaattatattaatatttttataatgaaataaagtataaatatttttatttatattttattatattttataaatattataaaatataattttatatatttaatttaaatgatttatttaatacatataatatttaaatataaatttttattataataatattaaaattattaaaactaaatttgtattgataattattaataatataacaaattaacaatGAATTAACATTTGTAATTATACCATTATTTGTTCTTCATGAGTTTTTATCTCATGATGGAAGAGAAAATTTTGGATGAATCCCACActaatttattcttttctttttaattttttatagtcttcaaataatgaaaattttgatttttcgtctttttttatttattcttttttctcaTATTCCTTTGAACCAAAGGATATAttaatgtatcaaaattaaaattattttttatattataaaaaattggtCATATTGTAAAGTGCTACTGAGTACTGAACATGATACTATTGTAAAGTGCTAGTATTTAAACCAATGAAAGGAAAGTCTAGCTCTTGCTACCCAATATCCATCATTAATCTATAATGCCTATAATTTAATATCTGATTTTtacctaatttattttttatgacaaattttaaatatttaataattatttatttttatatttttaataattatttatttttatactttttaaattaaatattaatttttaattttttttataaattaggCAAATACTTTTAGCCACCCGACGCAATCACCTTAATCAATACGAAGCAAATTGAATTGGATTGACATGCAACGACGAAAGAACcacaaaaagaaataaaagagtaaAGACCCAATCTGGTCTTTATCCATTTTCACGAAGGACAAAGCGATCCCTGTCCAAAAAAAAGGGACACTTTGACCCTCAACCTTTTTATTTTGGTACAATACGGTCcttttgttaaaaaattcattaaataataataaaaattaattttgtaggagttttatttgtattttgtggGAGTTTTAAACCcccacaaaaatatttttaacaatatAACTAATACACTACTACCATTATCTTTTTTATCCTCATTATTATCACTCCtacttctattatttttattgtgtaactatattttatcatcatcattatctctTATATCGTCATTATCACCAATACCAATATTATCAGCATTAAAGTTCTCTTCTTTCATTTCTTATTCCatgttatttttttcctttaaaaggtattatactataattatttatact
The genomic region above belongs to Arachis stenosperma cultivar V10309 chromosome 5, arast.V10309.gnm1.PFL2, whole genome shotgun sequence and contains:
- the LOC130981812 gene encoding putative casein kinase II subunit beta-4 isoform X3, which encodes MYGNRVADGAGVDRRKRINDVLDKHLHRSSPSTSTSASTRPIKAQIQAQIQANNSDATLEESETDTGGSDVSASDDGEDTSWIAWFCSLRGNEFFCEVDDDYIQDDFNLCGLSSQVPYYDYALDLILDVDSSHEEQNELIESAAEMLYGLIHARYILTGRGMAAMLDKYKNYDFGRCPRVYCSGQPCLPVGQSDIPRSSTVKIYCPRCEDIYYPRSKYQGNIDGAYFGTTFPNLFLMTYGHLKPQKPSQSYVPRVFGFKVHKP
- the LOC130981812 gene encoding putative casein kinase II subunit beta-4 isoform X1 translates to MYGNRVADGAGVDRRKRINDVLDKHLHRSSPSTSTSASTRPIKAQIQAQIQANNSDATLEESETDTGGSDVSASDDGEDTSWIAWFCSLRGNEFFCEVDDDYIQDDFNLCGLSSQVPYYDYALDLILDVDSSHGDIFTEEQNELIESAAEMLYGLIHARYILTGRGMAAMLDKYKNYDFGRCPRVYCSGQPCLPVGQSDIPRSSTVKIYCPRCEDIYYPRSKYQGNIDGAYFGTTFPNLFLMTYGHLKPQKPSQSYVPRVFGFKVHKP
- the LOC130981812 gene encoding putative casein kinase II subunit beta-4 isoform X2, with product MYGNRVADGAGVDRRKRINDVLDKHLHRSSPSTSTSASTRPIKAQIQAQIQANNSDATLEESETDTGGSDVSASDDGEDTSWIAWFCSLRGNEFFCEVDDDYIQDDFNLCGLSSQVPYYDYALDLILDVDSSHGDIFTEEQNELIESAAEMLYGLIHARYILTGRGMAAMLDKYKNYDFGRCPRVYCSGQPCLPVGQSDIPRSSTVKIYCPRCEDIYYPRSKYQDIDGAYFGTTFPNLFLMTYGHLKPQKPSQSYVPRVFGFKVHKP
- the LOC130981812 gene encoding putative casein kinase II subunit beta-4 isoform X4; translation: MYGNRVADGAGVDRRKRINDVLDKHLHRSSPSTSTSASTRPIKAQIQAQIQANNSDATLEESETDTGGSDVSASDDGEDTSWIAWFCSLRGNEFFCEVDDDYIQDDFNLCGLSSQVPYYDYALDLILDVDSSHEEQNELIESAAEMLYGLIHARYILTGRGMAAMLDKYKNYDFGRCPRVYCSGQPCLPVGQSDIPRSSTVKIYCPRCEDIYYPRSKYQDIDGAYFGTTFPNLFLMTYGHLKPQKPSQSYVPRVFGFKVHKP
- the LOC130982011 gene encoding casein kinase II subunit beta-1-like; amino-acid sequence: MYRERERERERGTNTKSEVDRKRINDVLDKQLERSSPSTSTSRPINGKDRPSSLLSGKSSSARDHALRDSRSTASATISKNSNASDEESETDSEESDVSGSDGDDTSWISWFCNLRGNEFFCEVDDDYIQDDFNLCGLSSQVPYYDYALDLILDVESSHGDMFTEEQNELIESAAEMLYGLIHARYILTGKGLASMLDKYKNYDFGRCPRVYCSGQPCLPVGQSDVPRSSTVKIYCPRCEDIYYPRSKYQGNIDGAYFGTTFPHLFLMTYGQLKPQKPSQSYVPRVFGFKLHKP